The stretch of DNA AACGCAATTCTTGTTCTTGCACTAGGTATTTTCCCATCCGGTTTAATGGATGTTTGTCTTGATGCTATGCGCCGTACTTTATTGGGTTCATAGTTGCCTTGATGCCAATGAATATCGAAAGGCTCCTATGGGAGCCTTTTTGTTTTCTGTCATCTATTTTTTGTAAGATAGCCCATCAAACAAGGACAAGTAATTCATGACTGAAAAATTATTCAAAGATCTTCCCATCGGTGATCAACACTTGAGAGAGGAGCGGATCTCTAGTGAAGATATCTACGGCGGTATATTTCTGAACATGAAGCGCGATCAAGTGAGCTTACCGGATGGTAATCAAGCAGTGCGGGAATATCTTACGCATCCTGGAGCGGTCGCAATTCTTGCAATATTGGATGATGGTAGGGTATTGATGGAGCGACAGTATCGCTATCCAATCGCTAAGGCTTGTATTGAGATTCCCGCTGGAAAGTTGGAGATTGGTGAGGATCACTTGCTTTGTGCTCAGCGGGAGCTGAAGGAGGAGACGGGATATACCGCGAGTAAGTGGAGCTATATACGACGTATTCATCCCGTGATTTCTTATTCGACAGAATTTATCGATATCTATCTTGCGCAGGGTCTAGTGTCTGGTAAGAGCCATCTGGATGCAGAAGAGTTTTTGGATGTATTTGCTGCGCCGTTAGAGCAGTTGCTTGAGTGGGTGGAGCGGGGCGATATTACTGATGTCAAAACGACTATTGCTAGCTATTGGCTGGATCGCTACCGCCAAGGTTTAGTTACCCCGACACCTTTAGGCTCAGGTTTTCAGGAATCCTATTAAAATAGATCTATTGAATTTGCTACTTTTGCCACGATATAGGTCTTATGAAAGTTTATAACCTCGCTTGCCCCATAGATCACCGATTTGAAGGGTGGTTTGCCTCTGAGGCAGATTTTCTTGCTCAGCAAGATGGGAATATTTTGGTTTGCCCAATATGTGACAGCGCGGGCATCATCAGAATGCCTTCAGCGCCGCATATTGCTAGATCCGGATCGAGTAAAGATACGATCTCGACTTCTACCGAACTGACTGTTGCCAGTCTTGGCGGCGCCGTTGGGGGTGGAAAATTAGCGGGATCTCCTAGTGGGGATGTGATTGCCTTAACGGATAGCGATCATTCTCATTTAGAGGCTCAGGTTCAAGCTGCCTTCTTAAAGGGAATGCGCGAATTAATGGGTGCATCTGAGGATGTAGGCAATTCTTTTGCAGATGAGGCCCGGAAAATTCACTACAAAGAAGCCCCCGAAAGAAGTATTCGTGGTCAAACCTCGCTAGATGAAGCTGAGGCTCTGCGTGATGAAGGTATTGAGATTATGGCTGTGCCGATGCTGCCAGCCTTTAAAAATACCCTGCAGTAGTCTGTTCGTGAGCTTTAGTCCCATTCATTCTGAGCGGGGTCAACATCCCCTATACTGTTTTGATGTCCAATGGGCCCTACTACACAATAGAATCGGAGTCACTCCTATGAAACGCCTACTCACAGCACTGCTTGCCGCAACTCTAGCGCTGACCATCTTAGGTTGCTCTAAGTCTCCAGATTCTAAAGAAATCAAAGTAGCCGTTTCTCCTGCATCTCCCCCAATGCTATTTGACGATAAGGGTCAAATTGTTGGTGTAGATATGGATCTTTTTCAGGGCTACTGCCAGTCTCGCGGTTGTACGCTCAAAGTAACAACCTATGACTGGGCCGGCATGTTGGGGGCCGTCTCTAGTGGTCAGGCTGATGTTGCCTTCTCTGGTATCTCTATTACCGATAAGCGTAAAGAGGCGATGGATTTCTCGCAGCCTTACTATGACAATTCTTGGCATTTAGTGAGCATGAAGAATAAGAACATCCAAATCACGGATTTAAATCAACTCAAAAAATATTCTATCGGCTACCCACGCGGCATGGCCTATGACGATCTAATTAAGAATGAGCTTGAGCCTAAAGGTTACTACTCACTAAGCAAGGTAAAGCTTTATCCGTCCTATGCAGAAGTAGTTACAGACTTGCAAAATGGTAATTTAGACTTAGCCTTTATCGAAGAGCCCGTTTTTCTTAATTATCAAAATAAACTGAATCTACCCATTCAGAGTAGCTATGAATTTAAAGGCTTCGATAAGCTAGGCTTCGCTTTTGCAAAAGGATCCAAGCTTCGCGATGACTTTGACAAGTATCTTACTGAACTGGGTCCAGAAAAAATCAAGGCGATTTTAGATAAGTGGATGAAATAATTTCTCTGCAGAATAATACTTAATCGTTAATCGGTGATTCGAAAGCTTATCCCGTGAATTTCTTAGATATTCTTGTGCAACTAGCGCAAGGTCTGTCTTACACCGTGATTGTTACTTTGGTTTGCTCTGCGACCGGGTTTTTTGTTGGTCTAACGCTGGCAAGCTTGCGTCGGTTAGGGCTACTCTGGGTGCAATTGCTGATTGATATCTATACATATGTCTTTCGGGGTGTACCAGTACTTGTCTTGCTTTTTATGGTGTACTTTGGCTTACCGAGCGTTGGCCTCAAAGTGCACCCCTTAATGGCGATGGCCCTCAGTCTGGGGTTGGTGGCATCAGCCTACTTAGCAGAAGTCTTTCGTGGGGCATTTAATTCGATTGATGCATCTGAAGTGCTTGCTGCACAGGCAATGGGAATGTCTCGCCTACAAATATTGCGATATATCGAGTTACCGCAGATGCTCCGTTTTTCTTTACCGGGGATGGTGAATGAGTTCACCTCTGTTCTAAAGTACTCACCGTTTGCCTATACCGTGGGTATCCCTGAGATTACAAAGCAAGCCATGACATTAACCGCAACAACACTGCGCGGCATAGAAGTGTACTTCGCTGTTGGTGTTCTTTACTTTTTGATTTATCGGGTCTGTTTACTAGGAGTGCAGTCTTTGAACAAGCGCTTTCAAATTCCGGGGATCAATCCAGCATGATTCACAGCATGATTCACAGCAAGACCGCTAGCACCCAAACCCAATACTTTTATGGAGTTACTGCGTGGCGTTAATCCAAGTTAGTAATTTGGTAAAAGAGTTTGAGGGGCAAACCGTCCTATCAAACATTCATCTCGATCTTCAGGAAGGGGATGTGCGGGTATTGATGGGCGCTTCTGGTTCCGGAAAGTCTACTTTACTGCGCTGCTTAAATCGTCTTGTGGAGCCAACATCTGGATCTATCCTTTTTAGGGGCAAAGAGATTCTAGGTCCAGATGTAGATGTGCGGGAGCTGCGCAAACAGATTGGCTTTGTTTTTCAGCAGTTTGCTTTATACAGCCACCTGACAGTGCTGGATAACGTCACTTTAGGTCTGCGAAAACTGCAGGGCATGAGTAAGGCCTTGGCTAAAGAAAGGGCTTTATTAGAGCTATCGCACTTCGATATGACTGCCCATCAAGACAAATACCCCTCGCAAATTTCAGGTGGGCAAAAACAACGCGTTGCTATTGCACGTGCTCTGGCAATGGACCCAGCGGTACTCGTGCTCGATGAGCCAACTTCAGCTTTAGACCCAGTAATGTCAAGGGATGTTGCTGACCTGGTCAATCGACTTCATGGCGAGGGGATCACCATGATCTGCGTGACCCATGATCTCCATTTTGCTCGTAACATTGCCGATACGGTGATGTTTTTAGATCGCGGCGTTATTCGTGCGGATGACCGCATTGACGTATTAAGTAAACACTCAGACCCTATCATTCAGGCATTCTTTCAGAATGAGAAAAAATTCTGATGGCTGCTTGGAGCTCTTTTACTAGAGATCTTCTGGAGCAGATGCCTTTGATTTTGACTGGCTTGCTTAATACTCTTCAGCTTGCCGGGCTCGTAAGTGTTTCTGGATTGCTTTTGGGTATTGTGGTGTTTTATTGCACCCTGAATAAAAACCCGATTGTTTGCAATATGACGAATGCCTATATTTCCTTCTTTATCGGAATGCCGTTAATTGTTTTATTGTTCTTGATGTATTACGGTCTACCGCAGTGGAATATCCGACTCTCGCCATTTGCGGTGGCTTTTATTGGGTTTACTTTTAATGTAGCCGCCTATAACGCTGCTTATCTAAAAACGGCTTACAACGGTCTCGATAAAATTCAGCTAGAAGCTGCTAGCGCCCAAGGATTTAATCCCTTGCAGATATTTCAGTGGATCACATTGCCACAAGTCATAAGACTTTCTGTTCCGGCACTTACCAACCAAGTGATCTCCAATTTAAAAGATAGTTCAGTTGCTTTTCTGATTCAGTACACTGAGTTCTTTGCTCGCATTCAAGAGTTAGCCGCTACTAATTTTCAGTTTTTCAAGGCATATCTAATGGCGGCCCTTGTCTATCTTGCGCTTGTCTCAGTAATTGTTTTGTTGGCACGTGCGATTGAGCGCCGTTATTTCATACCTGTATAGATAAGTATGGGCAAAAAAATAGCAGCCCGTAGGCTGCTATTCATTTGAGGGTGAAGTGTTTCTAGCGTGTTACTTTGAGGTTGGCATCGCAAATTCAGCGCCCTTAGCAATACTCTGGGGCCAGCGCTGCATGACACTCTTTTGTTTTGTATAGAAGCGAACACCTTCTTTGCCATAGGCATGCATATCGCCAAAGATGGACTTCTTCCAACCACCAAAACCATGCCATGCCATTGGTACCGGAATAGGTACGTTAATACCGACCATGCCAACTTGAACATGACGCGCAAATTCTCGAGCAATATTACCGTCGCTCGTGAAGCAAGCCACGCCATTACCAAATTCACAAGAATTTACTAAGTTGAGCGCTTCCGCAAAATTAGCTACGCGTAAGCAAGACAAGACTGGCCCAAAAATTTCTTCTAAATAGATCTTCATATCTGGAGTAACGTTATCAAATAGTGTGCCACCAATGAAGAAACCATTTTCATTACCGGGCACTTTCAGGCCGCGACCATCTACCAATAGTTTTGCGCCTGAAGCAACACCACTCTCAATGTAGCCAGTAATGCGCTCTAGAGCTGCCTTAGTCACAATCGGACCCATCTCCGCATCTAATTCCATGCCATTTTTGACTTTGAGGGTTTTTGTACGCTCAATTAATTTAGGCATGATTCTTTCGGCGGCATCACCTACTAACACTGCTACAGAGATCGCCATACAGCGCTCGCCAGCAGATCCGTAAGCGGCGCCAATCAGCGCATCAATTGCTTTGTCCATATCCGCGTCGGGCATGATGACCATATGGTTTTTGGCACCACCGAGAGCTTGTGAGCGTTTGCCAAAGTGAGCACAACGCTCATAAAGATAATTTGCAATTGGGGTCGACCCAACAAAACTCACTGCTTTGACATCAGGGTTTTCGATCAAAGCATCTACTGCTTCTTTATCGCCCTGAACGACGTTAAATACGCCGTCTGGCAGGCCAGCTTCGGTTAGGAGTCTAGCCATAAACAATGAAGCGGTTGGATCGGTTGGGCTTGGCTTCAAAATGAAGGTATTGCCACAAGCGATTGCTACAGGGAACATCCACATGGGAACCATGACGGGAAAGTTGAATGGGGTAACACCAGCAACCACGCCTAAAGGTTGACGCATGACCCAGTTATCAATATCGGTAGAGACTTGTTCTGTGTAATCGCCTTTGAGCAGCTCCGGAATACCGGTTGCAAATTCTACGATTTCAATACCGCGGGTCACTTCGCCTTGGGCATCGGTAAATACTTTGCCATGCTCAGCGGTAATGATGGCAGCTAGTTCGTCGCGATGTGCATTTAGCAGCTCTAGGTACTTGAACATAATCCGTGCGCGACGGAGTGGGGAGGTCTGGCTCCAGGTCTTAAAGGCGGTTTGAGCAACAGCTACTATCTCGTCAACCTCTTTACGGCTTGCCAGCGCTACTCGTCTTGCAACGATGCCTTTGGTTGGGTTAAAGACGTCGGAAAAGCGACCGTCTTTGGGATTAATGATCTTGCCACTAACAAAGTGGCCGATATCTTCATTTGATTCAAAGGCTTGCGGTGCATTTATCATATTTTTTAATAATCTTTTGCTGGTTTAGGTTCAATTCAAGCTTTTAGGCAAATGCCCGCATAACTTGATGGTCTCGTTTATCCTACACCCTCTATTTTATCGCTTACAGCAATTTTTAGTTATTTAAAGGTTCCCTCATGAGTTTGCTCTTTTCTACCTATGCCTTGGGCTCTCCAAAAGGCCCTCTTACGCTAGCAAACCGCATCGTAGTGGCGCCAATGTGCCAATATTCAGCAGTCAATGGGGAGGCTCAGGACTGGCATTTAATGCATTGGGGTAATCTACTTAACAGTGGCGCAGCCCTTTTCATCATTGAGGCTACAGGCGTCACCCCTGAAGGCCGTATTACACCAGCCTGCCTTGGCTTGTGGGATGACCGAACAGAGGCAGCACTGCAAGATAAGCTTAGCAGGGCCCGCAAATTAGCCCCTGCAACACCGGTATTCATCCAGTTGGCCCATGCAGGTCGCAAAGCCTCTAGTGCGACGCCTTGGGATGGCGGTCAATTGCTGTCCATGGCGCAGGGTGGGTGGGAAGCCGCTGCACCCTCAGCAATTCCTCAGTTAGATGGAGGGCGCTTGCCCCATGAACTCTCTACAGGGGAGCTCAAAGACTTAATCGCAGCATTTGTGATGTCAGCCAAGCGTGCCGATCGAATTGGTATTGACGGAATTGAACTGCACGGTGCTCATGGGTATTTACTACATCAGTTTCTCTCTCCAATTGCTAACCAGCGAACAGACGAGTACGGCGGCTCTTTTGAAAACCGGATTCGCTTTCCTGTGGAGTTATTTAAAGCGGTACGTGCCGCTTATCAAGGTGTCTTAGGTATTCGAATATCAGCCAGCGACTGGATTGAGGGGGGCTGGACTCCTGAAGAAACAGCTGATTTTGCAACGCAGCTTAAACCCTTGGGATGTGATTTTGTTCACATCTCTTCCGGTGGTATTTCTCCTTTGCAAAAGATTGCCATAGGCCCACGCTACCAAGTGCCTTTTGCTAAGATTGTCAAAGACCAATCTGGCCTGCCCACAATGACGGTAGGTCTTATTACCGAACCTCAAGAGGCGGAAGATATTTTGCAGCAGGGCGATGCGGATTTAATTGCCCTTGCCAGAGCGTTTTTATATAAGCCACGTTGGGGCTGGGAAGCTGCCGCTGCTTTAGGCGGTGTTGTGCCCTCCAATGAGCGCTACTGGCGTTGCTTGCCTCGCGCAGCTCAAGCTATTTTTGGTAATGTCAAAGTAGGTCAGCGGTAAGCGGTAGGCAATAAACAGCATGCAGCTTGAGGCTCAGTGAAAGCTGAGTCATCAATAAAAATATATTTTAGGAGATCCATATGAACCACCTTCAAATAGTGCAACGTTTTTTAGTGACAGTCAGCCTGGTATTGGGAATAAGTGTTGCTCAAGCACAAACTTTTCCCGACCGTCCAATTTCGCTGATTGTTCCCAACCCGCCAGGT from Polynucleobacter sp. TUM22923 encodes:
- a CDS encoding NUDIX hydrolase; translation: MTEKLFKDLPIGDQHLREERISSEDIYGGIFLNMKRDQVSLPDGNQAVREYLTHPGAVAILAILDDGRVLMERQYRYPIAKACIEIPAGKLEIGEDHLLCAQRELKEETGYTASKWSYIRRIHPVISYSTEFIDIYLAQGLVSGKSHLDAEEFLDVFAAPLEQLLEWVERGDITDVKTTIASYWLDRYRQGLVTPTPLGSGFQESY
- a CDS encoding DUF1178 family protein; this translates as MKVYNLACPIDHRFEGWFASEADFLAQQDGNILVCPICDSAGIIRMPSAPHIARSGSSKDTISTSTELTVASLGGAVGGGKLAGSPSGDVIALTDSDHSHLEAQVQAAFLKGMRELMGASEDVGNSFADEARKIHYKEAPERSIRGQTSLDEAEALRDEGIEIMAVPMLPAFKNTLQ
- a CDS encoding transporter substrate-binding domain-containing protein, encoding MKRLLTALLAATLALTILGCSKSPDSKEIKVAVSPASPPMLFDDKGQIVGVDMDLFQGYCQSRGCTLKVTTYDWAGMLGAVSSGQADVAFSGISITDKRKEAMDFSQPYYDNSWHLVSMKNKNIQITDLNQLKKYSIGYPRGMAYDDLIKNELEPKGYYSLSKVKLYPSYAEVVTDLQNGNLDLAFIEEPVFLNYQNKLNLPIQSSYEFKGFDKLGFAFAKGSKLRDDFDKYLTELGPEKIKAILDKWMK
- a CDS encoding amino acid ABC transporter permease, with amino-acid sequence MQLAQGLSYTVIVTLVCSATGFFVGLTLASLRRLGLLWVQLLIDIYTYVFRGVPVLVLLFMVYFGLPSVGLKVHPLMAMALSLGLVASAYLAEVFRGAFNSIDASEVLAAQAMGMSRLQILRYIELPQMLRFSLPGMVNEFTSVLKYSPFAYTVGIPEITKQAMTLTATTLRGIEVYFAVGVLYFLIYRVCLLGVQSLNKRFQIPGINPA
- a CDS encoding amino acid ABC transporter ATP-binding protein; this encodes MALIQVSNLVKEFEGQTVLSNIHLDLQEGDVRVLMGASGSGKSTLLRCLNRLVEPTSGSILFRGKEILGPDVDVRELRKQIGFVFQQFALYSHLTVLDNVTLGLRKLQGMSKALAKERALLELSHFDMTAHQDKYPSQISGGQKQRVAIARALAMDPAVLVLDEPTSALDPVMSRDVADLVNRLHGEGITMICVTHDLHFARNIADTVMFLDRGVIRADDRIDVLSKHSDPIIQAFFQNEKKF
- a CDS encoding amino acid ABC transporter permease; the protein is MAAWSSFTRDLLEQMPLILTGLLNTLQLAGLVSVSGLLLGIVVFYCTLNKNPIVCNMTNAYISFFIGMPLIVLLFLMYYGLPQWNIRLSPFAVAFIGFTFNVAAYNAAYLKTAYNGLDKIQLEAASAQGFNPLQIFQWITLPQVIRLSVPALTNQVISNLKDSSVAFLIQYTEFFARIQELAATNFQFFKAYLMAALVYLALVSVIVLLARAIERRYFIPV
- a CDS encoding CoA-acylating methylmalonate-semialdehyde dehydrogenase, coding for MINAPQAFESNEDIGHFVSGKIINPKDGRFSDVFNPTKGIVARRVALASRKEVDEIVAVAQTAFKTWSQTSPLRRARIMFKYLELLNAHRDELAAIITAEHGKVFTDAQGEVTRGIEIVEFATGIPELLKGDYTEQVSTDIDNWVMRQPLGVVAGVTPFNFPVMVPMWMFPVAIACGNTFILKPSPTDPTASLFMARLLTEAGLPDGVFNVVQGDKEAVDALIENPDVKAVSFVGSTPIANYLYERCAHFGKRSQALGGAKNHMVIMPDADMDKAIDALIGAAYGSAGERCMAISVAVLVGDAAERIMPKLIERTKTLKVKNGMELDAEMGPIVTKAALERITGYIESGVASGAKLLVDGRGLKVPGNENGFFIGGTLFDNVTPDMKIYLEEIFGPVLSCLRVANFAEALNLVNSCEFGNGVACFTSDGNIAREFARHVQVGMVGINVPIPVPMAWHGFGGWKKSIFGDMHAYGKEGVRFYTKQKSVMQRWPQSIAKGAEFAMPTSK
- a CDS encoding NADH:flavin oxidoreductase/NADH oxidase, encoding MSLLFSTYALGSPKGPLTLANRIVVAPMCQYSAVNGEAQDWHLMHWGNLLNSGAALFIIEATGVTPEGRITPACLGLWDDRTEAALQDKLSRARKLAPATPVFIQLAHAGRKASSATPWDGGQLLSMAQGGWEAAAPSAIPQLDGGRLPHELSTGELKDLIAAFVMSAKRADRIGIDGIELHGAHGYLLHQFLSPIANQRTDEYGGSFENRIRFPVELFKAVRAAYQGVLGIRISASDWIEGGWTPEETADFATQLKPLGCDFVHISSGGISPLQKIAIGPRYQVPFAKIVKDQSGLPTMTVGLITEPQEAEDILQQGDADLIALARAFLYKPRWGWEAAAALGGVVPSNERYWRCLPRAAQAIFGNVKVGQR